One Prosthecobacter debontii genomic window carries:
- a CDS encoding DUF1549 domain-containing protein, protein MRRLLPIALIALSTFGASAEMATETRSAAREIDAILAKDWKTHNLQGNPEVDDNTFVRRIYLDIAGRIPTTREADAFLASQAPDKRAKLIDELLNSEGYVQQSFNYWADVLRAQSNGNQAGTITGAAYSKFIKDSLRTNKSYDQFVREMVAAQGKAWDNGAIGYYMRDRGMPLDNMANTARVFLGTRVECAQCHNHPFDKWTQMQFYQMAAFTYPVETNDYYGETLTEARGLLRQRELAARDKFKVDMDKYKGRKLTAEDKKKLREEQEVMNKKAREAGEVVRKENRFTEEAITDIRDNMRYTNVNFRDNRVLRLPHDYQYSDAKPKATVQPGVMFGHGAEARVGETQLEAYARWMTSPSNERFNKVIVNRLWKRTFGLALIEPLDELMDSTVPMNPELQAHLEKLMVALKYDVKAFQKVLYNTSAYQRQVTREEVAPGITYHFTGPLLRRMTAEQMWDSFVTLINPNPDMPNEPLRENFENRVLAAKKISDAVDALTPEEVLAGVEKSGKKYKAQADRVKELQTKIADARAKEDKDTMSTLRSELNQLQRDTRTSVNQNVIVPGMMKLAESAGVVPTVFQPGKGEEKLVAAQSMDMMMSAMGTADVKDKIFIPGYDKPKRTRDEEKAYQEAREAVWNEEAQFYGIPQKEQRYYLRARADQVRNWVRAAELESPAPRGHYLREFGQSDRETIENANHEASVPQALAMMNGQLMPQILNRYSQLMLTVSKAPYPEDKIEAIYKTLLSRKPTAKEKETWLNAQDEGLTDLQDLIYALLNTQQFIFIQ, encoded by the coding sequence ATGAGACGCTTGCTCCCCATTGCCTTGATCGCTCTTTCCACTTTCGGTGCATCGGCCGAAATGGCAACGGAGACCCGCTCTGCGGCCCGTGAGATTGACGCTATCTTGGCCAAAGATTGGAAAACACACAATCTCCAAGGAAATCCTGAGGTGGACGACAACACGTTCGTGCGTCGTATTTATCTGGATATCGCGGGACGCATCCCCACCACGCGGGAAGCCGATGCTTTTCTGGCCTCTCAAGCACCCGATAAACGGGCGAAATTGATCGATGAGTTGCTGAACTCGGAAGGATATGTTCAGCAGTCGTTCAATTACTGGGCGGACGTCCTGCGTGCTCAGTCTAACGGCAACCAAGCGGGCACCATCACGGGGGCCGCCTACTCGAAGTTTATCAAGGACAGCCTGCGAACTAACAAATCGTATGATCAATTTGTGCGGGAGATGGTTGCCGCTCAAGGCAAGGCCTGGGACAACGGAGCCATTGGCTACTACATGCGAGACCGGGGTATGCCGCTGGATAACATGGCCAATACGGCGCGGGTGTTCTTAGGCACACGTGTGGAATGTGCCCAATGCCACAACCATCCCTTCGATAAATGGACGCAGATGCAATTCTATCAGATGGCGGCCTTCACTTATCCGGTAGAGACCAACGATTATTACGGGGAGACTCTCACCGAGGCACGTGGCCTGCTGCGGCAGCGTGAGCTGGCTGCCCGTGATAAGTTTAAGGTGGATATGGACAAGTACAAGGGCCGCAAGTTGACCGCCGAAGACAAGAAGAAGCTGCGCGAAGAGCAGGAGGTGATGAATAAAAAAGCGCGCGAGGCAGGCGAGGTCGTGCGGAAGGAAAATCGCTTCACGGAGGAGGCGATCACGGACATCCGGGATAACATGCGTTACACAAACGTGAACTTCCGGGACAACCGAGTTCTTCGTTTGCCTCATGACTATCAATACAGTGATGCAAAACCTAAAGCCACGGTGCAGCCTGGCGTGATGTTTGGTCATGGGGCTGAGGCGCGTGTTGGTGAAACGCAACTGGAGGCCTATGCCCGGTGGATGACCTCGCCCAGCAATGAGCGGTTTAACAAAGTGATTGTGAATCGTCTTTGGAAACGGACTTTTGGGTTGGCATTGATCGAGCCGCTCGATGAATTGATGGACAGCACGGTGCCGATGAATCCGGAGCTACAGGCACACTTGGAGAAGCTGATGGTGGCCCTCAAGTATGACGTCAAGGCTTTCCAAAAAGTGCTCTACAACACGAGTGCGTATCAGCGTCAGGTAACTCGCGAAGAGGTGGCACCCGGCATCACTTATCATTTCACAGGCCCACTCTTACGCCGGATGACCGCTGAGCAGATGTGGGACTCCTTTGTGACTCTCATCAATCCGAATCCGGATATGCCCAATGAGCCACTGCGGGAGAACTTTGAAAATCGGGTTTTGGCGGCGAAGAAGATCAGCGACGCGGTGGATGCTCTGACACCTGAGGAAGTTTTGGCGGGAGTCGAAAAATCAGGGAAGAAATACAAAGCTCAGGCTGACCGTGTCAAAGAGCTGCAAACGAAGATCGCCGATGCTCGTGCGAAGGAAGATAAAGATACCATGAGCACGCTACGGTCGGAGTTAAATCAACTCCAGCGTGATACTCGCACCTCAGTGAATCAAAACGTCATTGTGCCAGGCATGATGAAGCTGGCGGAAAGCGCGGGCGTCGTGCCGACCGTTTTCCAACCCGGGAAGGGCGAGGAGAAGCTGGTAGCTGCCCAGAGCATGGACATGATGATGTCTGCGATGGGCACGGCGGATGTGAAGGATAAGATTTTCATCCCGGGCTATGACAAACCGAAGCGCACGCGTGACGAGGAGAAGGCATATCAAGAAGCCCGTGAAGCGGTCTGGAACGAGGAAGCCCAATTCTATGGCATCCCCCAAAAGGAGCAGCGTTATTATCTGCGTGCTCGTGCGGATCAGGTGCGTAATTGGGTGCGTGCGGCTGAGTTAGAGAGCCCCGCTCCACGAGGGCACTATTTGCGTGAGTTTGGCCAAAGTGATCGTGAGACCATCGAGAACGCCAATCACGAGGCTAGTGTCCCCCAGGCCTTGGCCATGATGAATGGTCAGCTCATGCCACAGATTCTGAACCGCTACAGCCAGCTCATGCTCACGGTGAGTAAGGCCCCGTATCCCGAGGACAAAATCGAGGCCATCTACAAAACGCTGCTCTCCCGGAAGCCTACGGCTAAGGAAAAAGAAACCTGGCTCAATGCCCAAGATGAAGGCCTGACGGATCTCCAAGATCTCATCTACGCCCTCCTGAACACTCAGCAGTTCATTTTCATTCAGTGA
- a CDS encoding DUF1501 domain-containing protein, producing the protein MRQELTQQLLQSGEISRREFAAKTASSLLGVGLLGSSLQNKAFAAFENSSKLKQVATAKNVIYLYMSGGQSHMDTWDPKEGVETAGPTKPIKTSADGVRISEYLPLTAQQMHHACVINSLTSTQGAHEQGNYMMHTSYDMRGTIRHPAMGAWLNVFQGGGNSTLPNFVFIGNDSRHPGAGFFPAQYSPLYVSNPENGLKNVKMQPGLTEDRFMKRMNLADQLDQDFRSTFPQRNVKAYSDMYDDAMAMMKSEDLKAFDLTEESEDLRKAYGKEAFGQGCLLARRLVERGVRFVEVSLGGWDTHNANFVRVPELCATLDRGLGTLLQDLNARGLLEETLVVVTSEFGRTPDINQNVGRDHYPKAFSAMMAGGGISGGMTYGKTDNEGREVVEDKVQIADMNATIAYALGLPLDQVIYSPSKRPFTIADKGKPLVGIFA; encoded by the coding sequence ATGCGCCAAGAACTCACCCAACAACTCCTCCAATCCGGTGAAATTAGCCGCCGTGAATTCGCCGCCAAGACTGCCTCTTCGCTACTCGGAGTGGGGCTATTGGGCAGTTCTTTGCAAAACAAGGCGTTCGCCGCCTTTGAAAACTCTTCCAAACTGAAGCAGGTAGCCACGGCCAAGAACGTGATCTACCTCTACATGAGCGGCGGTCAGAGTCACATGGATACCTGGGATCCCAAGGAAGGGGTGGAGACTGCCGGGCCCACTAAGCCGATCAAAACGAGTGCCGACGGGGTCCGCATTTCTGAATACTTGCCTCTGACAGCCCAGCAGATGCATCACGCTTGTGTCATCAATAGCCTCACCTCCACGCAAGGGGCTCACGAGCAGGGCAATTACATGATGCACACGAGCTATGACATGCGTGGCACCATCCGTCACCCCGCCATGGGCGCTTGGTTAAATGTGTTTCAAGGGGGAGGAAACAGCACCCTGCCTAATTTCGTATTTATTGGCAATGACAGCCGCCATCCAGGGGCGGGCTTTTTCCCTGCTCAATACAGCCCGCTCTACGTGAGTAACCCGGAGAATGGCTTGAAGAATGTCAAAATGCAGCCGGGCTTGACCGAAGATCGGTTCATGAAACGAATGAATTTGGCCGATCAGCTTGACCAAGACTTCCGCTCTACCTTCCCGCAGCGCAACGTCAAAGCCTACAGCGACATGTATGATGATGCGATGGCGATGATGAAGTCGGAAGACCTCAAAGCCTTTGATCTGACCGAAGAATCCGAAGACCTACGAAAAGCCTATGGCAAAGAAGCCTTTGGCCAGGGATGCCTTCTCGCACGTCGCTTGGTGGAACGCGGGGTGCGTTTTGTCGAGGTCAGTCTGGGCGGTTGGGACACCCACAATGCGAACTTTGTTCGGGTACCGGAGCTTTGTGCGACACTGGACCGCGGTCTGGGCACCTTACTCCAGGACCTGAATGCTCGCGGATTGCTTGAGGAGACTCTGGTGGTGGTGACATCTGAGTTTGGCCGCACCCCGGATATCAATCAGAACGTCGGACGCGATCACTATCCGAAAGCGTTTTCAGCCATGATGGCGGGTGGCGGGATCTCCGGCGGTATGACCTATGGCAAGACGGATAATGAAGGCCGGGAAGTGGTGGAGGATAAGGTCCAGATCGCGGATATGAATGCCACCATCGCCTATGCACTGGGGTTGCCGTTGGATCAGGTGATCTACAGCCCGAGCAAACGTCCGTTCACCATCGCCGATAAAGGGAAACCTCTGGTGGGAATTTTTGCTTAA
- a CDS encoding Gfo/Idh/MocA family protein, with amino-acid sequence MKRWRIAGINFEHFHMGDLLRQTFEHPAAEIVGICDERLERMAGAVRNFGLKDEQVFTDADSCLEKTQPDIVILCPAASKHGEWVERVAPYGTHILMEKPFAASLAEADAMVTTMKPSGKVLAINWPLVWDAAQQTAHRLIQEGVIGEVLEFHHHGGNRGPLYHGADKVEHEPTAEAKAASWFYSRDQGGGALLDYMGYGATLGTWHLGAKVPLEVTCTWNQPAGLEVDEHSVAVIRYESGLSKTETRWGTFTDPWTHQPQPKCGFVLRGTGGTISCYDYEKSLRVQTRSRPEGFEVPADVIAAPNRNPIEHLIHSLETGAPLIGPLTLEISRIGQRIVDTAYRSASEKRTLPLLG; translated from the coding sequence ATGAAGCGCTGGCGCATCGCAGGAATTAATTTTGAACATTTTCACATGGGGGACCTGCTCCGGCAGACCTTCGAGCACCCTGCCGCGGAGATCGTGGGTATCTGCGATGAGCGACTCGAGAGGATGGCGGGGGCCGTGAGAAACTTCGGCTTGAAAGATGAACAGGTATTTACAGATGCAGATAGCTGTCTCGAAAAGACTCAGCCGGACATTGTGATTCTCTGTCCTGCCGCTTCAAAGCATGGGGAGTGGGTGGAGCGAGTCGCCCCTTACGGCACACACATTTTGATGGAGAAACCTTTTGCGGCGTCTTTAGCCGAGGCAGATGCGATGGTAACGACCATGAAACCGAGTGGCAAGGTTTTGGCCATCAATTGGCCTCTGGTCTGGGATGCAGCGCAGCAGACGGCTCATCGATTGATTCAGGAAGGGGTCATCGGTGAGGTGCTGGAGTTTCATCACCATGGTGGGAATCGGGGCCCTCTGTATCATGGCGCTGACAAGGTGGAACATGAGCCTACCGCTGAGGCTAAAGCAGCCAGTTGGTTTTACAGTCGAGACCAAGGGGGCGGGGCACTGCTGGACTACATGGGCTATGGAGCCACGCTTGGCACCTGGCATCTAGGAGCGAAGGTGCCTCTAGAGGTCACTTGCACGTGGAATCAACCCGCCGGTCTGGAAGTGGACGAGCATAGTGTGGCCGTCATCCGCTATGAGTCAGGTCTGAGTAAAACGGAGACTCGGTGGGGGACCTTTACCGACCCATGGACGCATCAGCCGCAGCCGAAGTGCGGATTCGTCCTGCGTGGCACGGGCGGGACGATCTCCTGCTACGACTATGAGAAATCGCTGCGCGTGCAGACCCGCTCCAGGCCAGAAGGCTTTGAGGTGCCCGCAGATGTGATCGCGGCTCCGAATCGCAATCCCATCGAGCATTTGATTCACTCCCTGGAGACAGGCGCTCCTTTGATTGGACCTTTGACCCTGGAGATTAGCCGAATCGGACAGCGGATTGTGGATACAGCGTATCGCAGCGCCAGTGAAAAAAGAACTCTGCCTCTGCTGGGTTGA
- the lpxA gene encoding acyl-ACP--UDP-N-acetylglucosamine O-acyltransferase — MIHPTALIHPSATLDPTVEVGPYAIIEGPAVIEAGCRVEAHAQVIGEVKVGAGTVIGRAAIIGADPQDLGFKPETSSGVILGAGNTIREQVTIHRGSKPGSYTRMGDGNFLMAGAHLAHDVTLGDRNILANACLLAGHITVGNNTFIGGGAVFHQFLRIGDYCVVQGNGSFGKDIPHFCAAYRTNRLAGLNVIGLRRQGFNSEQRAAIKKMFQLLFCSGQNVSQAVSAAKAEEWPEHALRLLDFVAAPSKRGVCAWQGGREAED; from the coding sequence ATGATTCACCCCACCGCGCTGATCCATCCTTCCGCCACTCTTGATCCGACTGTCGAGGTGGGGCCCTATGCCATTATCGAAGGGCCTGCTGTGATTGAGGCGGGCTGCCGGGTCGAAGCTCATGCTCAGGTGATTGGCGAGGTGAAGGTGGGGGCTGGCACCGTGATTGGCCGGGCAGCGATCATCGGCGCAGATCCTCAGGATCTGGGTTTCAAACCTGAAACATCGAGCGGCGTCATTTTAGGAGCAGGGAACACCATTCGTGAGCAGGTAACGATTCACCGCGGGAGTAAACCTGGCAGCTACACCCGGATGGGCGATGGCAACTTCCTCATGGCCGGGGCGCACTTGGCGCACGATGTCACCCTAGGGGACAGGAACATCTTGGCGAATGCTTGTCTTCTGGCAGGACACATCACGGTGGGAAACAATACTTTTATCGGCGGCGGGGCCGTGTTTCATCAATTTCTCCGCATCGGAGACTACTGCGTGGTGCAGGGAAATGGCAGTTTCGGCAAAGATATCCCTCACTTTTGTGCGGCCTACCGCACCAACCGTCTCGCGGGGCTGAATGTCATCGGCTTACGCAGACAGGGCTTCAACTCGGAGCAACGGGCGGCCATCAAGAAAATGTTTCAATTGCTGTTCTGCTCAGGCCAAAATGTATCCCAAGCGGTGAGTGCCGCTAAAGCCGAGGAATGGCCTGAACATGCCCTCAGGCTGCTCGACTTTGTGGCCGCGCCGAGCAAGCGAGGCGTCTGTGCCTGGCAAGGGGGACGGGAGGCCGAGGACTGA
- a CDS encoding LPS-assembly protein LptD, whose translation MTFSRLCVALSFAALMAVPGVQAQTLLDSLTSNLNIEGLETTYDPETGLATAKGDVRISYTDVEIRCGTASYNATTGEVIARDGVIIWKAGAIYRGENITYNANTGELSGDGVRSGIPTETGSLFYETDNFDTETKLIQKIEGGETYLTSHDVQNPNFRIRARQMTIYPGDRVVMKNMTLFAGNTPIFYFPYLSQPLEEDVGLRFTPGYQSRWGAFLLTQYGVIHGDHTLAKYHLDLRSSRGVGVGADFLSLRHRDNRKNFGNLKLYYLRDSDPENNRSGEARGPVGEDRYRVNFQHRIYLPGPEKSTWYLDFDINKVSDAHFYEDFFFNDFRETPEPENQISLVHTDPSYVATLMARFQANDFYTVGTKLPEFAIDWTRRQLWNTGIFHQGTFSAGILKDESGDEEEREFADLVRAGLTNNVVDDSLTSYQNILGKKSGDALSPADIQRGIDLFSARLEGAGFARVHTYQELLLPKTLFGWLNITPRIGGGVTHYSNIDGSVSDLSDEIKTIFHAGLDMSFKVSKTWNDFYKPSWGLDGLRHVLQPYLNLSYLDASQPEDFPSIDRLSPTTRPRSIDVPLFTAVDDLRSWNIARVGMQNLLQTRRDYSTTNRGYFYSAATGETQTYTWAGLNTYVDVFMNDPEFDRSLSNLYNEFFWRPVPWVSLWFDAQIPLESGVGSFTELNQGVTFMPAKNVQLTLGHQYVSDSPYFADSSLVFSKVYARLSDNWGFSMNHIFEMDDGTMEFQSYSVTRDLTSWMASVGAMVRDNRGGLSDFGILFSMTLKDFPQLSVPLDIDPNPSGRGGNQ comes from the coding sequence ATGACATTCTCCCGACTGTGTGTCGCTCTCAGCTTTGCAGCGTTGATGGCCGTCCCTGGCGTGCAGGCCCAGACCTTGCTGGACTCTTTGACCAGTAATCTTAACATCGAAGGTCTGGAAACAACCTACGATCCTGAAACTGGACTTGCCACCGCCAAGGGAGATGTCCGGATCAGCTATACGGATGTGGAAATCCGCTGCGGCACCGCTAGTTACAATGCCACGACAGGGGAGGTCATTGCTCGGGATGGTGTGATTATCTGGAAGGCGGGGGCCATCTATCGCGGCGAGAACATCACTTACAATGCCAATACCGGCGAGTTGAGCGGTGATGGGGTGCGCAGCGGTATCCCGACGGAAACGGGCTCTCTGTTCTACGAGACGGACAACTTCGATACAGAGACAAAGCTGATTCAAAAGATCGAAGGTGGGGAGACCTACCTGACTTCCCACGATGTGCAGAATCCGAATTTCCGGATCCGCGCTCGGCAAATGACCATTTATCCTGGGGATCGGGTGGTCATGAAAAACATGACTCTCTTTGCAGGGAATACGCCCATTTTTTATTTTCCATACCTCTCTCAGCCGCTGGAGGAAGATGTCGGACTTCGTTTTACTCCGGGTTACCAGAGCCGCTGGGGCGCTTTCCTGCTCACTCAGTATGGAGTGATTCACGGAGATCACACCTTGGCCAAATATCACCTCGACTTGCGTTCCTCACGTGGTGTCGGGGTTGGAGCTGATTTCCTTTCGCTTCGTCATCGGGATAACCGTAAAAACTTTGGGAATCTGAAGCTGTATTACCTGCGGGATTCGGACCCAGAGAATAATCGCTCTGGCGAAGCCCGTGGTCCAGTGGGGGAAGATCGTTACAGGGTCAATTTCCAGCATCGGATTTACCTGCCAGGTCCGGAAAAGAGCACTTGGTATCTCGACTTTGATATCAACAAAGTTTCGGACGCCCATTTCTATGAAGATTTCTTCTTCAATGATTTCCGCGAAACTCCTGAACCCGAGAATCAAATTTCACTGGTCCACACAGATCCCTCCTATGTAGCTACTCTGATGGCTCGTTTCCAAGCGAATGATTTCTACACCGTAGGCACAAAGTTACCCGAATTCGCCATCGATTGGACCCGTCGCCAGCTCTGGAACACTGGCATCTTTCACCAAGGAACATTCAGTGCTGGAATTTTGAAGGATGAATCAGGAGATGAGGAGGAACGGGAGTTTGCTGATTTGGTTCGTGCTGGTCTTACCAACAATGTGGTGGATGATTCCTTGACAAGTTATCAGAATATCCTGGGAAAAAAGTCTGGAGACGCGTTGTCGCCTGCTGACATTCAGCGTGGGATTGATCTGTTCTCTGCCCGGTTGGAAGGAGCAGGTTTTGCACGCGTTCACACCTATCAGGAACTTTTGCTGCCTAAAACATTGTTCGGCTGGTTGAATATCACCCCTCGAATTGGTGGCGGTGTGACCCACTATTCAAATATCGATGGATCAGTCTCTGATCTGTCGGACGAGATTAAAACCATTTTCCACGCGGGTTTGGATATGTCTTTCAAAGTGTCGAAAACTTGGAACGATTTTTACAAGCCTAGCTGGGGATTGGACGGGCTTCGCCATGTGCTTCAACCTTATCTGAATTTGTCCTACCTGGATGCTTCTCAGCCTGAGGACTTCCCGTCGATTGATCGCCTCTCTCCGACGACTCGCCCACGTTCTATTGATGTCCCGCTCTTCACGGCCGTCGATGACCTTCGCTCTTGGAATATCGCTCGAGTCGGGATGCAGAACTTGCTGCAAACTCGTCGTGACTATTCCACCACGAATCGCGGATATTTCTACTCGGCTGCGACGGGTGAAACCCAAACATACACATGGGCCGGCCTGAATACTTATGTGGATGTGTTCATGAACGATCCTGAGTTTGATCGCAGCCTGTCCAACCTCTACAACGAGTTTTTCTGGCGTCCTGTGCCCTGGGTGTCCCTATGGTTTGACGCGCAGATTCCGCTCGAAAGTGGTGTGGGTAGTTTTACCGAGCTTAACCAAGGCGTCACCTTCATGCCTGCCAAGAATGTTCAACTGACCCTCGGTCATCAATATGTGAGTGACAGTCCCTACTTCGCTGACTCCAGCTTGGTCTTCTCAAAGGTCTATGCACGCCTCTCTGACAATTGGGGCTTCTCCATGAATCACATCTTTGAAATGGATGATGGCACCATGGAGTTCCAGAGTTACTCGGTCACGCGTGACTTGACGAGCTGGATGGCTTCTGTTGGGGCCATGGTCCGAGATAACCGTGGGGGACTGAGTGACTTTGGTATCTTGTTCTCCATGACACTCAAGGATTTCCCCCAGTTGAGTGTGCCTCTGGATATCGATCCGAATCCTTCGGGACGTGGCGGAAACCAATAA
- a CDS encoding UDP-glucose dehydrogenase family protein, which yields MKLTIIGSGYVGLTTGACFAEVGHQVVCVDSDPDRVQSLVTGTVPFFEPGLEALVKKNVAAKRLRFTGSTEEGVNHGEVLFITVPTPPLADGSVDLTFMEKVAREIAQYLDSYRVIVDKSTVPVKTGERVAQTIRKYAKPGVEFDVVSNPEFLREGAAVMDLMKPDRIVIGGNSDRALALMQKIYEPFVAPVLVTDINSAELIKHAANSFLALKISYINALAELCELSGADVLKVAEGIGADKRIGRGFLNAGLGYGGSCFPKDVAAFIAISEQLGQPFNLLKEVQAINNRQSVRFLDSVREALWVLKDKKIAVWGLSFKPNTDDIRSSVAVSLVEKLVAEGAEVSAYDPKAMAKVRETSLASQIRLADSALDAAADAEALIIATEWAEFGLVDLAALRDAMQTPLIFDGRNLLDPVAVRDFGFQYRGVGRGITTERH from the coding sequence ATGAAGCTAACCATCATCGGTTCAGGTTATGTGGGGCTGACCACGGGTGCTTGCTTTGCCGAAGTGGGGCATCAGGTCGTATGCGTGGATAGCGATCCAGATCGTGTTCAGTCTCTTGTGACAGGAACAGTTCCTTTTTTCGAGCCTGGTCTCGAAGCTCTCGTGAAAAAGAACGTGGCTGCCAAGAGGCTACGTTTCACGGGCTCGACCGAGGAAGGGGTGAATCACGGAGAAGTGCTCTTCATCACAGTTCCGACGCCTCCTTTGGCGGATGGAAGTGTGGATCTGACCTTCATGGAAAAGGTTGCTCGGGAGATCGCGCAGTATCTGGACAGTTATCGGGTGATCGTGGATAAAAGCACGGTTCCTGTCAAAACGGGTGAGCGTGTGGCTCAAACGATCCGCAAGTATGCCAAGCCGGGCGTAGAGTTTGATGTCGTGAGCAATCCTGAGTTTTTGAGGGAAGGAGCGGCCGTCATGGACTTGATGAAGCCAGATCGCATAGTCATTGGCGGCAACAGCGACCGTGCACTTGCCTTGATGCAAAAGATTTATGAGCCGTTCGTAGCTCCGGTGCTGGTGACTGATATCAATAGTGCCGAGCTCATCAAGCATGCTGCTAACAGCTTTCTAGCACTCAAGATCAGCTACATCAATGCCTTGGCCGAGTTGTGTGAACTGAGTGGGGCTGATGTTCTGAAAGTGGCTGAAGGCATTGGAGCGGATAAGCGGATCGGGCGCGGATTTCTCAATGCAGGGCTGGGCTATGGCGGTTCCTGTTTTCCTAAAGATGTTGCGGCTTTTATCGCGATCAGTGAGCAGCTTGGACAGCCCTTCAATTTGCTGAAGGAGGTCCAGGCGATCAATAACCGACAGAGCGTTCGATTCTTGGATAGCGTCCGTGAAGCACTTTGGGTTCTGAAGGATAAAAAAATCGCCGTCTGGGGTTTGAGCTTCAAGCCCAATACCGATGACATTCGCAGTTCAGTGGCTGTAAGTTTGGTGGAGAAGTTAGTCGCCGAAGGAGCTGAAGTAAGTGCCTATGACCCGAAAGCGATGGCTAAAGTGCGTGAGACTTCCTTGGCAAGCCAGATCCGTCTAGCGGATAGCGCTCTTGACGCGGCTGCTGATGCCGAAGCCTTGATCATCGCGACCGAGTGGGCTGAATTTGGCTTGGTCGATTTAGCGGCGCTTCGTGATGCCATGCAAACACCGCTCATCTTTGATGGGCGCAATCTCTTGGATCCCGTGGCAGTCCGGGATTTTGGATTCCAATATCGCGGCGTTGGCCGGGGTATAACCACCGAGCGCCATTAA
- the rsmB gene encoding 16S rRNA (cytosine(967)-C(5))-methyltransferase RsmB — translation MHSSSPASSVRSHALDVLTDWQKSGRFAAELLDERVRMAALSPPNAAFLHDIVLTTLRNVTLLDFWADHLTGGKHLDHRTRWLLRIGLCQLFLLGVPSHAAVNETVAAAGRSGALVNAVLRRAGREEAALRSMSEEQPLSVRYSHPEFLVRRWIKIMGKAKTEALCQWNQEPPSTYVRLNGLHEEASTRLAQMPELEDLGDGFYRCEAAPREALKQGLCYAQDPSTAHAPRMLAPKPGEMVLDACAAPGGKTTLLAELMCNEGRIYACDASSVRLARLRDNLTRLKVRIAQVNAFDLLSDATPPFGDLQFDRILLDVPCSNSGVMRRRIDVRWRLQEAEFASLAETQKSIVESALRFLKPGGSLVYSTCSIDPEENQGVVKAVLASHPEMEMLESRLVFPPKDETDGAFAARLVKHA, via the coding sequence ATTCATTCATCCTCTCCTGCTTCCAGTGTCCGCAGCCATGCGCTTGACGTGTTAACGGACTGGCAAAAATCAGGGCGATTTGCTGCTGAGCTTTTGGACGAGCGCGTCCGTATGGCGGCGCTGTCTCCGCCCAATGCTGCCTTTCTGCACGACATCGTGCTGACGACGCTGCGCAACGTCACATTGCTTGATTTTTGGGCCGATCACCTCACTGGAGGAAAGCATCTGGACCACCGCACACGGTGGCTGCTGAGGATTGGCTTGTGTCAGCTTTTTCTGTTGGGCGTGCCTTCTCATGCCGCAGTGAATGAGACTGTGGCAGCTGCTGGGCGCTCGGGGGCATTGGTCAATGCGGTGCTACGTCGTGCGGGCCGTGAGGAAGCTGCTCTGCGCTCCATGAGCGAGGAGCAGCCTTTGTCCGTCCGTTATTCGCATCCAGAGTTTTTGGTTCGCCGTTGGATCAAGATTATGGGGAAGGCGAAAACGGAGGCTCTGTGCCAATGGAATCAGGAGCCCCCCAGCACCTACGTCCGACTGAATGGTCTGCATGAAGAAGCCAGCACCCGTCTGGCTCAGATGCCCGAGTTGGAGGATCTTGGAGATGGTTTTTATCGCTGTGAAGCGGCTCCGAGAGAAGCCCTGAAACAAGGTCTTTGTTACGCGCAGGACCCGAGCACCGCGCATGCTCCACGGATGCTGGCACCCAAGCCGGGGGAAATGGTGCTGGATGCCTGCGCTGCTCCTGGTGGAAAGACGACTTTACTGGCTGAGTTGATGTGCAACGAGGGACGCATCTATGCTTGTGACGCTTCTTCGGTTCGTTTGGCCCGCTTGCGGGACAATCTCACACGACTGAAAGTACGTATCGCTCAGGTGAATGCCTTTGATTTGTTGAGTGATGCTACGCCACCCTTTGGAGATCTCCAGTTTGACCGGATCTTGCTTGATGTGCCTTGCTCGAACAGTGGCGTGATGCGTCGTCGCATCGATGTGCGCTGGCGTTTACAGGAGGCTGAGTTTGCAAGTTTGGCGGAAACACAAAAGAGTATTGTGGAATCGGCTCTGCGATTTTTGAAACCCGGCGGCTCGCTGGTTTACAGCACATGCAGCATCGATCCTGAAGAAAATCAGGGGGTGGTGAAGGCCGTCTTAGCATCCCATCCTGAGATGGAAATGCTGGAGAGCCGCTTGGTCTTCCCTCCGAAGGATGAGACAGATGGGGCGTTTGCGGCACGATTGGTGAAACATGCATGA